The genomic DNA GCACTCATAACATGGGCAACCCCTTCTATTTCGGGAACTATACTTATATATTTTGATGAAGCATATTCTACAACGTCCTTTATTTCCTGCTGAGTGTAATAACCTCCATATTCTGCTTTTTCGCCTAAGCTATTTTCCTTTCTCTTATTCCAGTGTAAAGATTCCTGATTTACTCTCCATGCTCCAATCTCAGTAAGCTTTGGGTATTTATTTATTTCTATTCTCCACCCCTGATCATCAACCAAATGCCAGTGTAATGTATTTATCTTTAACATTGCAAGAATATCAATAATACTCTTTACCTCGTCAACAGTATAAAAATGACGTGATACATCAAGCATCATACCCCTCCATTTAAATCGTGGTGAATCACTAATTTTCACATAGGGAAGAGATATAACTGTTTTCTGCTCCCTGTCTTTCTTAGAGAGAATATCTACACTAATAAGTTGTCTTAAACTTTGAAGTCCATAATAAAATCCGGGATTTGATGAGGCCTGAATCAAAACACCTGACTCATCTATAAGTAAATTATATGCTTCATTCTTTAAAACACTTTTGGTCTCGAATCTCACATCTCCATTAGCCCCTACACTACAATTAAGATGCTTATTAAATTCATCCTGAAAAGTTTTAACCAACTCTTTCTGATCATCATTCTCGACCGAAAAAATTATGTTTGACTGTAAATCAAATTTATCATTCTTAAAATCTGCTGAATTTACTTTAGGAATAATATTCAAATTTGATTCGACTATACTATTATCAGTATCACAGGCTGTTATTACAACAAGCAGGATTAGAAGTTTTTTGAACATTTCGTAATTGTGTTAATTATATTAGTAGCAGTTTAATAGCCCGGATTTTGTTCGAGCTTTTGGTTTCGTTCTATTTCCTGTAGAGGAATAGGAAGTAATATTTTATTATGCTCCATGTTATACTCAACATATTCACTATTTATCCTATTTAGCTCTTGCACATGATTCATGGTTGAAACAACAATACCATTTCTAACCATATCGTCCCACCTATGACCTTCAAAAGCCAATTCCAGTCTCCTTTCCTCTATAATCGCCTTTAATAGATCATCATCCAAGACATTTGTATCGGTAAGTCCTGCTCTGTTTCTTATTTTATTGAGAATACTTCTTCCCATATCTCCTTCTCCCATATAAGCCATAGCTTCTGCTTTTAGCAAAAGAATATCAGCCAACCTCAACAAATAAAACTGATCACCACTATGCCATCCATCGGCATGTTTTTGCTTGTAAACAAAAGGTACTTCTGATAATTTATATGAAGGACTCCAATACTCATCTATCCATGATACTTTTTCCCATATTATACTTGCCTCAAACCTTATAGTGTCCTGTTTCTCGATAAATGCATTTACAAGGTTAACCGAAGGTGTCGCATATTTTCTCCAATGATCTCCTGTAATTGATGGAGGAAGAAAAAGTTGTGGTCCCCAATTACCCTGAGTAGAATTACCAACAAGATATTGTATCTCAAATATTGATTCAGAATTATTATAATTTTCGCCATCAAATAAGCTTCTATAATCACTTAAGAGACTATATCCGGCAGTACTTTCAATTACCTTATCACAATACTCAATAACCTTTAAATAATCCCTATTAGAACGTTGTGCCCATGCCTTTGCCAAAAGAGCATCTGCAGCTCCTTTAGTGGCTCTACCATCAATAGGCTGAAAAGTAACTGGCAGCAATACAGAGGCATTTTCAAGGTCTTTTACTATAAAATCATATACTTCTCTTTCGGTATTCCTTGGCACTTGTATTTCGTTTAATTCAATACTTCCCATATCTTTAACAATAGGAACTCCTCCATATAATTTTGTAAGTTGAAAATAAAATAGTGCTCTTAAAAATTTAGCTTCACCAATAATTTCATTTTTTCTATCGCCATCAAAACCATTTACTCTTCCAATTTTCTGTATTATTAAGTTAGCTCTGGAAATACCTTTGTAAAAATCACTCCAATTTAAAAATACTCTACTGTTATTCGCTTCAATTGTAAGTTGATCGTAAGCAAAAATATCAACATCATCAGGTGGTCCGGCATAACAATTATCCGATCTCACATCGCTCAATAATATATTATCCCAAATAAAGTATTCGCTATGCAATAAACTGTAAACTGCAATTAATGCTGCTTCAAAATCCTCTGCCGAATCGTATGAGTTTTCTGTTGTGGTTATCGATACCGGTTCCAATTCCAGAAATTTAGTACACGACTGAAAAATCAGTGTACTAATCACTAACAAGAATATATATATTGAATTTTTCATTTAAACACCATTTAAAAAGACATATTAATCCCCATGAAAACACTTTTTGCATGTGGGTATGTTCCATAATCAACCCCCTGTACAAGATTACTATTGCCAAAAGCATTTATCTCAGGATCGTAACCTGAATAATTACTTAATGTATATAAGTTTTCGGCAGAGACATATATTTTTAATTTCGATAACTTTAGCTTCGTAATTAATTTTTCGGAGAAGGAATAACTTAAGCTAAGCTTCTTCAACCTCAAATATGATCCATCCTCAATAAACCTATCCGAAATCTCAGAATTACTTTTTGAACCCAGAACAGCACGGGGAATATCTGAAATATCACCTTCTG from Bacteroidota bacterium includes the following:
- a CDS encoding family 20 glycosylhydrolase; translation: MFKKLLILLVVITACDTDNSIVESNLNIIPKVNSADFKNDKFDLQSNIIFSVENDDQKELVKTFQDEFNKHLNCSVGANGDVRFETKSVLKNEAYNLLIDESGVLIQASSNPGFYYGLQSLRQLISVDILSKKDREQKTVISLPYVKISDSPRFKWRGMMLDVSRHFYTVDEVKSIIDILAMLKINTLHWHLVDDQGWRIEINKYPKLTEIGAWRVNQESLHWNKRKENSLGEKAEYGGYYTQQEIKDVVEYASSKYISIVPEIEGVAHVMSA
- a CDS encoding RagB/SusD family nutrient uptake outer membrane protein — encoded protein: MKNSIYIFLLVISTLIFQSCTKFLELEPVSITTTENSYDSAEDFEAALIAVYSLLHSEYFIWDNILLSDVRSDNCYAGPPDDVDIFAYDQLTIEANNSRVFLNWSDFYKGISRANLIIQKIGRVNGFDGDRKNEIIGEAKFLRALFYFQLTKLYGGVPIVKDMGSIELNEIQVPRNTEREVYDFIVKDLENASVLLPVTFQPIDGRATKGAADALLAKAWAQRSNRDYLKVIEYCDKVIESTAGYSLLSDYRSLFDGENYNNSESIFEIQYLVGNSTQGNWGPQLFLPPSITGDHWRKYATPSVNLVNAFIEKQDTIRFEASIIWEKVSWIDEYWSPSYKLSEVPFVYKQKHADGWHSGDQFYLLRLADILLLKAEAMAYMGEGDMGRSILNKIRNRAGLTDTNVLDDDLLKAIIEERRLELAFEGHRWDDMVRNGIVVSTMNHVQELNRINSEYVEYNMEHNKILLPIPLQEIERNQKLEQNPGY